Genomic segment of Erythrobacter sp. BLCC-B19:
CGCTGCGCGGCGGGATCAAGACCGTCCTCATCCCCGAGGAGAACGTCAAGGACCTCGCCGAAATCCCGGCCAACGCCAAGGAAGGGCTGGAGATCATCCCGGTCGCCCATGTCGACGAGGTGCTGGCCCGCGCGCTGGTGGCCCCGCTGGAGGCGATCGAGTGGACCGAGGCCGATGATCTCGCCAGTCAACCTGGCCCGGCGGCTCCTTCGGGCGCAACCCCCGCGTCTGGAGAGGTGCCAACCGCGCATTGAGGCGCTAGAAGGGCGCCACTTGCCGTGATTCGCGGCAGGGTCGCTTTCTTCCGGAAGATGGATCCCATCTCGCCCGCGGCTTCGGCCAGCGGTGCGATGGGCTAAGTTTCTGTCCTTTTTGCAGGCTTGGTGACCAAGGCTATTTGGCTTTGACAGCCCTTGCAAAAAGGTCTCAAGTTGCCCGCTTTCGACGAGCGCGATTCACCGACACAACGAAATCCTGACTTGAGGGGGTTCCCAGATGAACAAGAACGACCTTATCAGCGCCGTTGCCGACGCCAGCGGTCTTTCCAAGAATGATGCCTCGAACGCGGTCGAAAGCGTTTTCGATGCGATCACCAAGGCGCTCTCGGGCGGCGACGAAGTCCGCCTCGTGGGCTTCGGCACCTTCTCGGTCGCCAAGCGCAAGGCCTCGACGGGCCGCAATCCGCGCACGGGCGAGCCGATGAAGATCAAGGCCTCCAACCAGCCGAAGTTCAAGGCGGGCAAGGGTCTGAAGGACGCCGTCAACTAATCACCGTTGACGCGCGCCTCCGGCCTCGCGCCGGGGCATGAGAAAACCCCGTCAGCCCTGTGGCTGGCGGGGTTTCTCTTTGCCGGCGATGCGGCTGATCAGGGCGCGGCGGCGATCAGCGCGGTCGGTGCCTGCGTCGTGCGCGGCGAGACGCGCCAGATGAGCGTTTCGCCCGAAGCATCGGCCACCGGGCCTTCATCGGTGTTGTTGGCAAGGATGCGCATCCCCGGCGCGACGCGGATGGTGAAGGTGCCGTCGAGCACCGGCACGCCGGGAATGGCCTCAGGATCATTGCCTGCCTTGGCGGCTTCTTCGGCAGCACCCATCGCGGCGAGGCTTGCAAACGAGCCTGCGCCCAGCAGCGTGCCCAGACCGCCGGTGTCGCCGTTCTGAGCCCAGAAGCCCGGAGCATTGATCCGCACCTGTCCGCCCTTGCGCAGGTACACCTGCACGAAGGGATTGGTCGGCGGGAAGCCTTCGATCATCGGGAAGGTGAAATCGTGGCTCATGGTGCCCGAGATCCGGTAGCTGACGTCGAACACGCCGTCGCCCTTGTGCACCACGCGCTCCCAACCCTTCTGGCGGCTGAGCAGCTTGACCAGCTCGTCGGCGGCCTTGGGATCGCTCGGATCGATCCCGCCCATCAGCGCGGCCATCTGATCGGCCTTTTTCTTGGCCTCCTCAGCCCGGTAGGCTGCGCCGGCCTCCCACTCTTCGCGCTGGGTGGCTTCTTCCTCGGGCGTGCAATCGCGGCTTTCGTAGGTTTCCTCGCTGAAGCAGCTCGCGGTAAAGCTCTCGTTCGCCGCATCCATCTGCGCCAGCTTGGAGAGGCCGAGGAAGAAGATCTCGCCTTCATAGCTGAAGGTGAAGCTGTCCGGCCCGGTGATGGCAAGTTCGGAGGTGAACTTGCCCGGTGTCATGAAACAGCCGCTCAGCGCGAGCGCGAAGCCCGCCAGCAGCGCGCCCGCGCGCAGACGGATCGTGGAAAACATGGTCATGGAAACTCCCTCCCTCTCGCCGCCTTCTACCCGCGCGTGGCCGCCGCATAAAGCGCAATCGCGGCCGCGTTCGAAACGTTCAGGCTTTCCATTGCCGAGGCGATCGGCAGCTTGGCCAGCACGTCGCAATGCGCGGCGATATTGTGGCGCAGGCCTTCGCCCTCGGCGCCGAGCACCAGCGCGATCGGCCCGGTGGGCATGATGTCGGCGAGCACCGCTTCGGCCTCGCCCGCCAGCCCGATGCGCCAGTATCCGGCGTCAGCCAGCTCCTCCAGCGCGCGGGCGAGGTTGACGACGCGCACCCAGGGCACGCTCTCCAGCGCGCCCGAGGCCGCCTTGGCGAGCACGCCGCCCTCGGGCGGGGCGTGGCGATCCTGCGTGACGATCGCCGCCGCACCGAAGGCCGCCGCCGAGCGCAGGATCGCGCCGACATTGTGCGGATCGGTCACCTGATCGAGCACCACGATGGGATGCGCCACCTCGCCCAGCGCGACCTCATCGAGGAACACGTCTTCCAGCGGCGCACATTCCAGCACCAGCCCCTGGTGCGGCGCATCCTTGGCGACGAGGCGCGCGAGGTCAGCCGCCTGCGCGTGCTCGATCGGGAAATCGGGCGGCAGTTCGCCGTCGAGGCTCTCCAGCCCCTCGGGAGTCGCCCAGAGCTTGCGGTGCTGGCGTTCGGGGTTCTTGAGCGCGGCTTCAACCGCATGGCGACCCCACAGGCGCACCTGTCCGCTCGACGCGCGGCCCGACCCGCGCCCGCCCTTCATCCGACCAGCCCGGCCTCTGAGAGCGCGCTTTTTTTCACCTTTGCTCATTATCTGTCCCGCCTGCGGTGTTACAAATGCGCCCCCTGCCAGCAGGGCCATTGACAGGCAAGCAGTGCTTCGCCAAAGGGGCGCCTCTCGGCGGCGGGCCCCAAGCGGGACTCGCGCAATTTCGGAGCCCCTCGCGGCTCAGGATCGCCCCCCTCGATGCAGGGGACTGTGTGGACAGGTGGCCGAGTGGTTAAAGGCAGCAGACTGTAAATCTGCCCGCGCAAGCGTACGCTGGTTCGAATCCAGCCCTGTCCACCACTTCCTCCCGGCGATCAGGCGACATCGGTTCAATCTTTGGCACAACGATGCGCGCAGCAGGCAGCAGGCCGCAAGGCGCGTGGCCTTGTGGGTGGGTTTGTCGGTGATTTCGGGAGACTGGCTGGGGCGGAAGGATTCGAACCTTCGCATGGCGGTACCAAAAACCGCTGCCTTACCGCTTGGCTACGCCCCAGCAAGAGCCGCGCTCTATAGCGGCTCAATCGGGGTTGTGAAGGGGGCGAAAACGCCTGATCGCCCCCTTTTTTGGTTGGAGAGGCCTGTCAGCCGAGCCGCTTGCCTTCGAAGTCGGCGGGGGAGTGGCGTTCCTTCAGCTGGGTGTCCTCATCGCCCCACACCTTGTTGACGATCC
This window contains:
- a CDS encoding HU family DNA-binding protein, whose protein sequence is MNKNDLISAVADASGLSKNDASNAVESVFDAITKALSGGDEVRLVGFGTFSVAKRKASTGRNPRTGEPMKIKASNQPKFKAGKGLKDAVN
- the rlmB gene encoding 23S rRNA (guanosine(2251)-2'-O)-methyltransferase RlmB — translated: MSKGEKKRALRGRAGRMKGGRGSGRASSGQVRLWGRHAVEAALKNPERQHRKLWATPEGLESLDGELPPDFPIEHAQAADLARLVAKDAPHQGLVLECAPLEDVFLDEVALGEVAHPIVVLDQVTDPHNVGAILRSAAAFGAAAIVTQDRHAPPEGGVLAKAASGALESVPWVRVVNLARALEELADAGYWRIGLAGEAEAVLADIMPTGPIALVLGAEGEGLRHNIAAHCDVLAKLPIASAMESLNVSNAAAIALYAAATRG